The genomic segment ATGCAGCAGCTATCGATTTGCATGCTTCTGCTACAGGTAACGCCAAGAATGTCTACAAACTTAAGGCGGATGGTTATCTGAGAGAAATGCAGACTTGGCTAAAAGGCCATTTCAAAGATGCCTACATTGCTCAATACAATGGGCAAAGCAAGCCGATGATGGACTGGCTCAAAGGGACTTCTGTTCGCAACATTTCTGGACTCGGCGAGAGTCAAATTGGCAGTCTCAAGGATATTTTTGAATCCGTTGCCAGTCATATCTTGGCTAATCACTTTGTTTCATTAGCACCCGAGTATCCTACTTTTAGTCAGTGGATCACCTATGAAAACATAGAGAGCGCAGCCAAAGATGCGTTAAGCGTTGTATCTGGTGGCGCTGCGACCAAGAGAGCCAATGCCGTCCTTGACGCACTTGAATTACTGGATGGCGATAAAATTTCTCCGCTACAATCACACTATGCCCAAGCGGTTTTAGTTGTTTTGCAAAGCAAGCCACAAGGCCAGGTGGTTAACCAGGCAGAACTGTTGGAGGCCATCAATTCACGACTCTATTTTAAACCAGAAAGCTTTCGACTAGAACCGGAATGGCTGCTAGTCCTGATCGCCTGTTTGGTTTATAGCGGCGAGCTTGAATTAGTAGTAGTCGGCCATACCCTGACTGCCAGTGATGCCGTCAAATTCAAATCCATTTCATTTGATGTACTGAAAGACTTTAAACATATCCAATCGCCCAAGGATTTTAATGTCACCGCATTAAAAGCCCTACTCACTTTGTTGGACATGAATGACGGCTTAGCTACCACGATCCAGCAAGGTGACGAGAGCATCGTACGTGAAATGTTAAAGCGCACAGAATTGCTGATTAACGAACTAGTCAAGGGGCAGCAGAGTGTCAAAGAACGTTTGCCGTTATGGGGACAATTAGTTCTGGAAGAAAGTGAAGAGCAAACGCTGTCAACACAACTAGCTGAGCTTAAAAACTTTTTGGAAACAATCCAGCGCTATGACAAACCAGGTAAGCTGAAAAACCTCAAGGTGACGGCTTCAGAAATTGCCTGTTTCCACCAAATGCTTCACGCATGGCGTAATTTTGTGCAACTCAAGGCGGCAGTTAACGATCTGACCCCATTATGCACTTACCTCAAAGAGGCTCAGTTGGTACTGCCAGAGCAGCACATATGGCAAGAACAAGTGAAATTGGCTCGAGATGGGCTAAGACAAGGTTTTGCGGATCCATCATTACGATGTGATGAGAACTTCAAAGCAACGCAGATCGCTATTCTGTCTGGGCTAAAAACGGATTATGCGAAGTACTATATTGAACTCTATATTCGGGCTCGTCTCGACAGCAGTGAAGAGAAAACTAAATCCAAACTGCTAAGCGACGATCGTCTTGCAGAATTGGATATATTGAGTGGCATCACCTTGCTCCCTGCCCAACAGTTAGTTGATTGGCGTAAAGAGGTAGCACAATTACAAGCGGCTAAGCCTATTGATCCCAACCAACTGGCGATGAATGCCAATCCGGTAGAATTCAATGCTCGTCAAGAAAGCAGCAAGGCTCCGGCCAGTGAGCAATTAAAAAATCTGGAACAACGATTAGACAGTTTACAAAGCGATTGGCTTAGTAATCTGAATAGCCTGCTCGATGATCCGTTTATTAATCTCGGGCTGCTCAAACCCAATCAAACACAGTTAATTCGCGATTTTATTCAGGACGGTCAGCTCCCTGAGTCACTTGATGCAACCTTTATACAAGCGGTAAACCAAGTACTAGCAGGGTTGGAAGAGTTAAGAATTAACTCGGTCGAACTTATTAATGCCCTGGGAAAAGGCCTTCCCCTGAGTCGTGACGAAGTAGCTGAGCGCTTTAATCGGCTGCTCGACAAGCTTTGTCAGGGTAAGGACATCAATAAAGTTCGTATCATTATCGATTAATATCGACTTGCGGGTAGAACATAGTTCATATCCGCCATAGGAAGCATTATGCAACAAGACAGCTTATTCTCCAACGAGAACTCATTACAGGAACAGAAAGTAGGTCAAGTGACCTGCTTGGGAAAAACTTTCGATAACGATCAAGTTCGTCGAGAATATTTTTTGGCTTTGCTAGCGGAAAAACTTAAAGACCCAGAATTTCGCAAAATAGAAGGATTTCCCATCGGTAGTGATGAGAACATTTTGAACCTAAGTGATCCACCGTTTTACACGGCCTGCCCTAACCCATGGATAGAGGACATTGTTGCAGAATGGGAATCAAAAAGCCTATTCAGAGAAGAAAAATATCATAGGGAGCCATTTGTCGCAGATGTTAGCGAAGGTAAGCAAGAACCTATTTACAATGCCCATTCTTATCATACTAAAGTCCCCCATAAAGCAATAATGAGATATTTTCTTCATTACACTGAACCTGGTGATATTGTCCTCGATGGGTTTAGCGGCTCAGGCATGGCCGGGGTGGCAGCACAGATGTGCGCCAGTCAAGAAGAAATTAGAAAACTAGGCTACATCGTCGATACTCAAGATGGTTCGGTTAGTTCTGACGGAGTTGTTTTCAGCCATGTTGGCGCTAGAAAATGTATTTTAAATGACCTTTCCCCTTCCGCCAACAATATTGCTTTTGGAAGCAACAGTCCAATTGATGTCACTCGTTTGCACAAAATTGCAAATAGCATTTTATCTTCGGCCAAGGAGAAGTATTCATGGATGTTCAAGACTAACGATCCTGAAACTGGAAATACTGTCGATGTCAAATACTATGTATGGAGTGAGGTGCTACAGTGTAGTAGCTGCTCTAACGATGTTGTTTTTTCTGACAATGCACTATCCGAGGATTACTCGAAAGTTTCTGATAACTTTCAATGTAAACACTGTGGAGTGACTCTCAACAAGAAAGATTTAATACCTGTCTACGAAAAATACATTGACCAATATAGTAAAAAAATGCTTGAAAGACCAAAAAGAGTCATGACTCTAGTGTGTTTTTCAAGAAAACGAAGAAATATCATTAAAAAACCTGATGAGCACGATCTAAATATTATCAATGAAGTCATGAAGTTAAGTGAGAGCATTTACTTCCCTAGTAATGAAATCCCCGACATGCAAATGATGCGAGTAGGGAGGATGAAACCATCAAAAATTAGTCAAATCAATCATTTCTATTATGATAAAATAAGAATAATCTTGTCTTATTTATGGCAAGAAGCTAACTCCATTGATGACTTTGGAATAAGAGAAGCCCTATGTTATTGGCTAGATTCTCATTTCGTAAATTTATCTTTAAGGAATAGGTTTAGGCCGGGAGTTTCGTTTCCTTATAATCCAATGGCGGGGGTTTTTTATGTGCCAATGATGAGTTCGGAAGCAAATCCTTTTATTGCATATGAAAATAAGCTAGAGAGAATACTAACAGCATTCAATTCTATCGAAAAATGCAAAGATAACTTTGTGATAAGCTGTGGTTCAGCTAGCAATCTAAAAATACGCAACAATACAATAGATTATATTTTTACAGATCCTCCATTCGGTGAGAATATTTACTATTCTGATCTAAATTTCTTCATAGAGGCATGGAGAGGTGTTTTCACGAATGTGGAAAAAGAAGCCATTATTGACCGAGTTAAAGGAAAAGACCTAATCACCTATATAAATATAATGTGTGATAGTTTTAAAGAATATTTCAGAGTATTGAAACCGGGGAAATGGATAACAGTGGAATTTTCTAATACACAGTCATCTGTTTGGAATGGAATTCAAACTGCATTATCTAATGCTGGCTTTATTGTTGCTGGTGTTTCTATACTAGACAAAATAACTAATACATTCCAAGCCGTCAACACAACAACAGCGGTAAAACAAGACCTTGTTATCTCCGCTTATAAACCAAATTCAGATTTTGAACAACGTTTCAAAGCTGAGCTTAATACCCCGGATGGCGTTTGGGATTTCATTTTCACACACTTGAATTACTTACCTGTAACAAAGCAGCAAAATGGTACACTAGTTTATATTTCAGAAAGGGATCCGAGGATTCTCTATGATCAACTTGTCGCATATTACGTTAGAAGTGGCCACCCTGTGCCAATGTCTAGTATAGAGTTCCAAACGTCTATAGAACAACGGCTTGTTATACAAGATGGAATGGTATTTTTACCTGAACAATCCGCAGAATACGCCAGAAAGAAGATTTTGGCAAAAGAACTCATTCAAGCATCTTTATTTGTTAAAGATGAAGCAACAGCTATTAGTTGGTTAACTCAATTACTTAAGAGAAAACCTTCAGTTTTTTCAGATGTGAACCCACTATTTATGCAGCAACTAGGAGGATGGAGTAAAAATGAGATTGTTCTGGATCTGCGTGAACTTTTAACACAAAACTTTCTCTGCTATGACGGGCAAGACGAAGTGCCTGATCAAATTCATAGCTATCTATCCAGCAACTGGAAAGAACTTAGAAACCTGCCGAAAAACGATCCCGCACTAATTGCCAAGGCCAAAGATCGATGGTACCTACCAGATCCAAACAAAGCTAGTGATTTAGAAAGGCTACGTGAAAAATCGTTGCTAAAAGAGTTTGAAGAGTACAGGGACACCAAGAAAAAACTAAAAGTCTTCCGCATCGAAGCAGTGCGGGCTGGCTTTAAGATGTTATGGGAACGGCAGGAGTATCCTGCTTTAATCGCCGTAGCCGATAAATTACCAAACAGCATATTGGAAGAAGACCCAGTGTTATTGATGTATTTCGACCAAGCAGTTACCTTGAGTCAAGTCGATACCGATAACGAATGGTGATAAACGATGTGGCAAGTAGGGGACTGGGCCTGGAGTCAGGCCCATCAACAATATGTCAAAGTGATTGAAGCTGCTGGTCTCTGGGGCCAGCAGTTTTATCACATCTGGTTGCAACAACAAGATGTAGTACTCAAGGTATTAGGCTCCGATCTCTGCAACCAACCAGCACAGACCATCGTGACGGCTGATGCGTTATGCTACTTGGCCACGGCAGCCAAAATTGCCAACGTCCAGCAGGAAGATACCCTACTGGCACCAATAGAATCGAATGTCATTCCTTTGCCGCACCAGCTTAAGGCGCTCACTAAGGCGATGAGCAAAAAACAGGTGCGTTATCTGTTTGCGGATGAAGTAGGCCTGGGCAAAACCATCGAGGCGGGGCTAGTCATGCGTGAATTGAAGTTGCGCGGGCTGGCAAAGCGAATTCTAGTTTGTGCACCGAAAGGGTTGGTTAGTCAATGGGTAAATGAAATGCAAACTCACTTTAACGAGTCATTCCAATTGATACTGCCCGGTGAACAAAAACCACAGAATGAACATGACAATATCTGGTCACGTTATGATCAGGTTGTCTGCCCTGTCGACAGTATCAAGCCAATTGAAAGCCGCAAAGGCTGGTCACAAAAACAACTAAATGAGTACAACAAACTGCGTTTTGATGACCTGTTAGCCGCAGGTTGGGACCTTATCGTCATTGATGAAGCCCATCGGCTCGGTGGAAGCACCGACCAGGTCGCCCGCTACAAGCTAGGCCAAGGTTTGGCCGAGGCTGCTCCCTATTTATTGTTGTTATCAGCCACACCACATCAAGGTAAAAGTGATGCTTTCCACCGTTTGATGGCACTGCTCGATGCCGAAGCCTTTCCAGATGTAAGCTCGGTCTCACAAGAGCGGGTCCAGCCATTTGTGGTGCGTACTGAAAAACGGATCGCCATCGATGGCGAAGGTAAGCCACTTTTTTGTCCTCGGCAAACAGAAATGGTTGCCGTTGCCTGGCAAGCCCAGCATGGATTACAGCGTCACCTCTATGAAGAGGTGACTGAGTACATTAAAGAAGGCTACAACCAGGCGCAAGCCAAACAACAAAATGCCATTGGCTTTTTGATGATACTAATGCAGCGTTTGGTGAGTTCTAGTAGTGCGGCCATCTCACGAACCCTCGCCCGTCGGCTAAAAGTACTAGAAAATAAGTGGGTAGAAGAAGAACTACCTTTGGCGTTTGCCGATGAGTGGGCGGATCTGGATGGTCAAACCCAGCTGGACGAATTATTAGCTCAGTGCCAAACATCGTTGGAGAATGAAAAAAATGAAGTGCGTCGCTTGCTAGCGTTATCGGAGCAATGTGTAAGTGCCGAAAATGATGCCAAAGCCGAAGCCTTGTTCGATTGGCTCTACCGCCTACAGCAAGAAGAGGGAGATCCATACCTGAAGATGCTGGTGTTTACAGAGTTTGTGCCGACCCAAGAAATGTTGGCGCAGTTCTTTGTTGAACGAGGCATCAGTGTCGTTAGTCTCAACGGCTCAATGGATCTGTCAGAGCGTAAAAAGGTACAAGCTGCCTTCGCCAGTGATACTCGCATTCTGATTTCAACCGATGCCGGCGGAGAAGGTCTAAACCTTCAGTTCTGCCATGTGATTGTTAATTACGATATGCCCTGGAATCCGATGCGCATGGAACAACGTATTGGCCGCGTCGATCGTATCGGACAACAGCATATCGTTCGCGCACTGAACTTTGTGCTCGAAGATACCGTTGAGCACAGAGTTCGCGAAGTGCTCGAAGCGAAGTTACAGATTATCCTCGACGAGTTTGGCGTTGATAAGACCAGCGATGTATTGGATTCCTCTGCTGCTAATCATCTGTTTGATGAGTTGTTTATCACATCTATCACTGATCCTGCTTTAATGGATCAGGAGTTAGCTAAAGCCCTGGTCACCTTAAGAGACGGTGCAGTGGACAAGCGGCAACAGGATGCACTGTTTGGTGGCGGAGATCCCTTATCTACTGAGGACTATCGACAAGCCTTGAACCACCCACTACCCTATTGGGTACAGAGCATGGTCGCTAGTTACTTGCGCTGGCAACGTAGTATGCAGCATACAGCTGATTTTACTGGCGAAAATGATGGCAGCCATACTCTAACTTGGCCAGATGGTGCAACATGGAGTGGAATAACCTTTATTGGAAAAATCGCCCAGCAACAGCCAAGTTTCACGCATCTAACGCTCGAAAACCCCAAGATAAAAGGGCTGTGTAGTCAATTACCTGTCTGGAGTGAAGCACAACCCATCCCCAGTGTTGCTGTTAAGTCACTACCAGCCGGAGCGAATGGTTATTGGGCATTATGGAGTATCCGCCTTGTGGCTGGCCATGAGCGACGCTGCCAATATATGCCAGTCTATATCAAGCCCAACGGTCAATATTACGCAACAGCATCCCAAAGAGTCTGGGATGCTGTCTGTAGTAAAGAATTTGAGATTTTACCTCAAGACTTAGCAGTCGAGTCTTCTTTACATCAGTCGATCTATGCCCTTATGCATAAGGTGGCACAAGAGGAAGGAAAAGCTATCTTCGAAAGCATGTTGACAGCCAATCAAACCGATTTAGATAACCAATTTGAAAAAGGTGAATACTCATTTAATGCAAGAAAAAAAGCAATAGAACGAGTTGGATTACCAGAGGTTCGCCAATTTCGCTTGCGTCAATTAAGTAGTGAATATGCTCTGTGGCTCGAGGATATAGATAAAAAACGCAGAGTGTTTCCTGACATGGTTTTACACACCATTATTGAAATTAAAGGATGAATATGACCTGGCAGGATGACGTTATTCATAAAGTAAATTTGGATGGATCTTTTAGTTACATCATAAACGATCCAGATGGACTACTATACGAGCCTGTTATAGCAACCTCACTTCAAGAAAAAAATGCGCTCATAGTTGATGATGATGACCCATTAGCATTACGTCTGGCATATGAGACATGGCGTAGTAGTGAGAATAAAACACCTTTCCTGATTCGACTGGCGGCAGAGCGTGATATTTTTATACCTCATGATATCCAACGTGAGTCAAAAGAGATTGATTTTCATCTATCAGAATTTTTCCAGGATATTGATTCAGATATACTAAGATTACTACCAGCTGTGTTTTATCAGTCAGTCATGGATGCACTGAAGTCATTTTCACCGGGTAGGCTTAGCCCACAATCCAGTCTAGATTTCTTATTGCGCCATATATACAGAATTGCACCTGAGATAATCCAATCCAGTGCGGACCTTGTTAGGTTATTGATTAGGAAGCATTATATTGGCATTGAAATGCCTGTTCAAATTGAAAAGAGACTTATTCATCTACTGAGTTTAGTGCCAATTTTTAGCCTATGGGATTTCAATCAACTGATTTCCAATAAAGCTTATTTTTTTGATTTTCTTCAAAAGCAATGGGAAATATATTTGCAAGATGAAGAAAAGAATTCTATTTCCATCGCATCTCAGCGTAACACTCAACTAATTGTTCCTTTTGCTGATAGTGATGTTCGCGTTTTCATTGATAATCTGTTTGCTGAAGGCATTATAAAACCAGTGGCGATAAAAAACTTACCTCCTGAACACTGGGCATCATTTGCTGTACTAAAAGAACCAAAAATAACAGAAAAAGAACGAATACTACACCTACTTAATAATGCCAAAAAAGTATTCAACCAATACTCAGATGAAAGTGCAAATGCAGATTTCTGGCTTGAGCAGTCACGTTCACTTGGTATCATGAACGCCCTTTTTTATCAAAATAAAAAATTGCCTGCAGTTGAAGTTTTGTTTGATGACATTAAAAATATTAACACTGATGTAGATGAATTATTTCAACATTGGTTACTAATAAACTATGCGAAAATACAAACCATACCAACTGTTCGTTATCCATCTATGTTGCATAAAGTTCCTGACTGGATATCACGCAGGATAGATTCTGGTAATAAAATTTGTTTGCTTGTTTTAGATGGTATGGGGGCTCGCCAATGGCCATTATTACGTAAGCAATTGCAAATATGCGAAAATATTTCAATAGAAGAGCATTCTTGTTTTGCTTGGGTGCCGACGATAACGTCAATTTCACGGCAAACCTTGTTCTCAGGGAAGCGTCCATTTTTGTTTGGCGAATCTTTACTTACTACAAATAAAGAAGAACAACTATGGCTTAATTATTGGATGGATAAAGGCTTAAATAAACGAGAAATTAAGTATGCAAAGAAAATTGAGAACTATTCAGTCGATGAATGGCAATCACTAGTTGGGTCACTACCAGTTAAAATTGCCGGTTTAGTCATAAATTTTATCGATGAACAGATGCACGGCATGAAAATGGGAATGGCTGGATTAAATGTAGTAGTTGATAGCTGGCTGGCCGAATGGAAATTCAAAGATAAAATTTCAGACCTACTGGAGAATGGGTTTGAAGTTATAATTACTTCAGACCATGGTAACCAAGAGGCTATCGGTATGGGATATATCAATGAAGGGGTAAAAGCTGAGACTCGGGGAGAACGAGTACGAATTTATAATGACCCCAGTTTGCGAGACAGCTCTGCTGCAAGCTATCAAGATTTTGTGATAGTATGGCCCGGTCCTGAGATGGGGCTACCAAAAGGGACATACCCTTTGCTAGCCTGCTCTGATAAAGCCTTTAAAAGTAAAGGTGATGTTGTTGTAGGGCATGGGGGAATCAGCCTCCATGAAGCAATAGTGCCTTTCATTATTGTTAACAAAAAGTAGTTAGTTATGGTTAAAACCCCAGGTTTCTGCCGCCATGTCGAGAAAGAATGGCTTGAACAAACGCTCCGCTGGATTGCTAGTGAAGCAGATAGTGTGCAATTAAATAAAAACCTGGAAGTATTTCTTGGTGCATATATAGCAACTAAAGAAAATCGACGTAAAGCTCGAAATCTACTAACTTCAATTTGGATGCGACCAAAAAATAGAGATGTTTTTTTTGATACAAGCATTCAGTTATATCAAGATATTGATGCATTTTCATTGCCTATTCATTGGGGAATGTTAATTGCAAAAAAACCTTTCTTTGCTGAAGTAGCTCGTTTTATCGGCCGACAAGCCAGGCTAAATGACGCATTTACATTTTCTCAAGTATTTCGCCGAATGAGTATGTTATATGGCGAGACACAAGCAACCAGTAGAGCGCTCAGTGCTGTTTTAAGGACTATGATCGAGCTAGGAGTGTTAAATAGAAGTGATAAACTAACATCATATTCGGTCGTTCCATTTCAGGAAAAAGTTAGCAACCATATTGCAAATTGGTTAACTACCGCTGCTATGATTTCATCGAACAAAGTGAGCATTAGTCTTGATGAAGTATTAACGGATCAAGTGTTCTTCCCATTTCAAGTTGATATCAACTTGAATACACTTGATGTATCAACATTTGAATACTTGCAGCAAGGAAACTCAATAGTCGTTTTCAAAAGGAATCTTTACTCATGAAACCCATTATTGGATTCAATCGGCATTTAGAGATGGATTGGCTTGTTCAAACCGCATCCTGGTCGGCGAATGGGATTCACGGACAAGCATTAAAAAATAAAATTGATAGTTTGCTTACACCTAGTTTTGAAAGTAAAGTAGCGCAAGATAAAACTAGGAACCTTCTTTTTGGAATTTGGGATTCAGAATCCAAATCCGTACCCAAATCATTTCATTCCGATGCATGCAAATTACTCATTGAACACAGTGAAATAAATATTGCCATTCATTGGGGTATAATGCTCGCTAAGTACCCTTTTTTTTATAACATCGTCGTACAAATTGGTAGAATGACTAAACATGAAGGTCTATTCATATACA from the Limnobaculum zhutongyuii genome contains:
- a CDS encoding DNA methyltransferase, whose translation is MQQDSLFSNENSLQEQKVGQVTCLGKTFDNDQVRREYFLALLAEKLKDPEFRKIEGFPIGSDENILNLSDPPFYTACPNPWIEDIVAEWESKSLFREEKYHREPFVADVSEGKQEPIYNAHSYHTKVPHKAIMRYFLHYTEPGDIVLDGFSGSGMAGVAAQMCASQEEIRKLGYIVDTQDGSVSSDGVVFSHVGARKCILNDLSPSANNIAFGSNSPIDVTRLHKIANSILSSAKEKYSWMFKTNDPETGNTVDVKYYVWSEVLQCSSCSNDVVFSDNALSEDYSKVSDNFQCKHCGVTLNKKDLIPVYEKYIDQYSKKMLERPKRVMTLVCFSRKRRNIIKKPDEHDLNIINEVMKLSESIYFPSNEIPDMQMMRVGRMKPSKISQINHFYYDKIRIILSYLWQEANSIDDFGIREALCYWLDSHFVNLSLRNRFRPGVSFPYNPMAGVFYVPMMSSEANPFIAYENKLERILTAFNSIEKCKDNFVISCGSASNLKIRNNTIDYIFTDPPFGENIYYSDLNFFIEAWRGVFTNVEKEAIIDRVKGKDLITYINIMCDSFKEYFRVLKPGKWITVEFSNTQSSVWNGIQTALSNAGFIVAGVSILDKITNTFQAVNTTTAVKQDLVISAYKPNSDFEQRFKAELNTPDGVWDFIFTHLNYLPVTKQQNGTLVYISERDPRILYDQLVAYYVRSGHPVPMSSIEFQTSIEQRLVIQDGMVFLPEQSAEYARKKILAKELIQASLFVKDEATAISWLTQLLKRKPSVFSDVNPLFMQQLGGWSKNEIVLDLRELLTQNFLCYDGQDEVPDQIHSYLSSNWKELRNLPKNDPALIAKAKDRWYLPDPNKASDLERLREKSLLKEFEEYRDTKKKLKVFRIEAVRAGFKMLWERQEYPALIAVADKLPNSILEEDPVLLMYFDQAVTLSQVDTDNEW
- the pglZ gene encoding BREX-3 system phosphatase PglZ, with the translated sequence MTWQDDVIHKVNLDGSFSYIINDPDGLLYEPVIATSLQEKNALIVDDDDPLALRLAYETWRSSENKTPFLIRLAAERDIFIPHDIQRESKEIDFHLSEFFQDIDSDILRLLPAVFYQSVMDALKSFSPGRLSPQSSLDFLLRHIYRIAPEIIQSSADLVRLLIRKHYIGIEMPVQIEKRLIHLLSLVPIFSLWDFNQLISNKAYFFDFLQKQWEIYLQDEEKNSISIASQRNTQLIVPFADSDVRVFIDNLFAEGIIKPVAIKNLPPEHWASFAVLKEPKITEKERILHLLNNAKKVFNQYSDESANADFWLEQSRSLGIMNALFYQNKKLPAVEVLFDDIKNINTDVDELFQHWLLINYAKIQTIPTVRYPSMLHKVPDWISRRIDSGNKICLLVLDGMGARQWPLLRKQLQICENISIEEHSCFAWVPTITSISRQTLFSGKRPFLFGESLLTTNKEEQLWLNYWMDKGLNKREIKYAKKIENYSVDEWQSLVGSLPVKIAGLVINFIDEQMHGMKMGMAGLNVVVDSWLAEWKFKDKISDLLENGFEVIITSDHGNQEAIGMGYINEGVKAETRGERVRIYNDPSLRDSSAASYQDFVIVWPGPEMGLPKGTYPLLACSDKAFKSKGDVVVGHGGISLHEAIVPFIIVNKK
- a CDS encoding DUF6079 family protein; amino-acid sequence: MKKYGELIQFEPVTTIIKLKESAEQHKAQQLVASYVISEKMALKLADIIIPQLQFEESVDNKSLWVVGNYGSGKSHLMSVVSAVAEFPELAKFITNDKVRHAAGKIAGKFKVIRFEVGASKKAFADIVTDNLTSSLAEMGIDYQFPSMDEISSNHKPYFEEMMALFHQRYPEQGLLLICDEILDYLRSRNQQQLPLDMAMMRVMGEVIDGTRFRFICGVQEAIFDSTQLAFATQEVKRIRDRAEQVPITRDDIKYVVAERLLKKNALQLHWIREYLQQFTPCFDRMNERLDEFVRMFPVHPDYINTFERVHGAGIEQRQVLRSLSRQMQALMEQQVPFNKPGVFSYDTYWDELRSDPSAKTNPDVGQVIDVGETLFTRIDQAYPTANEVDFAKRLVAGLAIHRLTVGDVYNEMGATAAELRDSLCLYLPGIEQLSGEKSKNLETQIVAVLNKIRKTVNGQFFSKNKANDQFFLDLKKTEDFDAYIENKIPLLTDDSRNGAYREAMLQILEETDMQQPNVQMWRHELKWLDRNVNRPGWMFLGSPNERETAKPPLDYYMYFIPPYNPPKQKKEFIRSDEVLFILQNADSDFDRSLNYYAAAIDLHASATGNAKNVYKLKADGYLREMQTWLKGHFKDAYIAQYNGQSKPMMDWLKGTSVRNISGLGESQIGSLKDIFESVASHILANHFVSLAPEYPTFSQWITYENIESAAKDALSVVSGGAATKRANAVLDALELLDGDKISPLQSHYAQAVLVVLQSKPQGQVVNQAELLEAINSRLYFKPESFRLEPEWLLVLIACLVYSGELELVVVGHTLTASDAVKFKSISFDVLKDFKHIQSPKDFNVTALKALLTLLDMNDGLATTIQQGDESIVREMLKRTELLINELVKGQQSVKERLPLWGQLVLEESEEQTLSTQLAELKNFLETIQRYDKPGKLKNLKVTASEIACFHQMLHAWRNFVQLKAAVNDLTPLCTYLKEAQLVLPEQHIWQEQVKLARDGLRQGFADPSLRCDENFKATQIAILSGLKTDYAKYYIELYIRARLDSSEEKTKSKLLSDDRLAELDILSGITLLPAQQLVDWRKEVAQLQAAKPIDPNQLAMNANPVEFNARQESSKAPASEQLKNLEQRLDSLQSDWLSNLNSLLDDPFINLGLLKPNQTQLIRDFIQDGQLPESLDATFIQAVNQVLAGLEELRINSVELINALGKGLPLSRDEVAERFNRLLDKLCQGKDINKVRIIID
- a CDS encoding DEAD/DEAH box helicase — its product is MWQVGDWAWSQAHQQYVKVIEAAGLWGQQFYHIWLQQQDVVLKVLGSDLCNQPAQTIVTADALCYLATAAKIANVQQEDTLLAPIESNVIPLPHQLKALTKAMSKKQVRYLFADEVGLGKTIEAGLVMRELKLRGLAKRILVCAPKGLVSQWVNEMQTHFNESFQLILPGEQKPQNEHDNIWSRYDQVVCPVDSIKPIESRKGWSQKQLNEYNKLRFDDLLAAGWDLIVIDEAHRLGGSTDQVARYKLGQGLAEAAPYLLLLSATPHQGKSDAFHRLMALLDAEAFPDVSSVSQERVQPFVVRTEKRIAIDGEGKPLFCPRQTEMVAVAWQAQHGLQRHLYEEVTEYIKEGYNQAQAKQQNAIGFLMILMQRLVSSSSAAISRTLARRLKVLENKWVEEELPLAFADEWADLDGQTQLDELLAQCQTSLENEKNEVRRLLALSEQCVSAENDAKAEALFDWLYRLQQEEGDPYLKMLVFTEFVPTQEMLAQFFVERGISVVSLNGSMDLSERKKVQAAFASDTRILISTDAGGEGLNLQFCHVIVNYDMPWNPMRMEQRIGRVDRIGQQHIVRALNFVLEDTVEHRVREVLEAKLQIILDEFGVDKTSDVLDSSAANHLFDELFITSITDPALMDQELAKALVTLRDGAVDKRQQDALFGGGDPLSTEDYRQALNHPLPYWVQSMVASYLRWQRSMQHTADFTGENDGSHTLTWPDGATWSGITFIGKIAQQQPSFTHLTLENPKIKGLCSQLPVWSEAQPIPSVAVKSLPAGANGYWALWSIRLVAGHERRCQYMPVYIKPNGQYYATASQRVWDAVCSKEFEILPQDLAVESSLHQSIYALMHKVAQEEGKAIFESMLTANQTDLDNQFEKGEYSFNARKKAIERVGLPEVRQFRLRQLSSEYALWLEDIDKKRRVFPDMVLHTIIEIKG